The following is a genomic window from Babesia bovis T2Bo chromosome 4 map unlocalized Chr4_1, whole genome shotgun sequence.
GCACGGTTTATCAGGTAGGGTATATCGAAGTTAATAATATTGTACCCTGTAAGAAAGTCCGGATCAACGGCAATAAAAAATTGTTTCCAGGCCATCAATAAAGCTGCTTCATTCGCAAAAGATAATACGTGGGCACCATGGAGGTTGTCACAGGTGTCCAATGTAAAAACAAACTTTTGAGCTGAGTCGAGGCTATCTCCGTGGGTATGTAGTACCGATGCTATTTGGATAACCGGGTCGTTATTGGCATTGGGGAAACCTGGACCAGTAAACTTAACACATTCTATATCAAACGACAGCGTACGAATAGGACCGATGGACTGCCATTCTCCCTCTATTGGCATGGGATCCAAGTCCTTATAATCCATAGACACTTCAATACTGCAGTGACTAGTCTTGTCCGCCACGATGCTATACGTGCCCTTAGGTAAACGAATCCAACAGCCACCGGTAATCTCGCCATCCAGTAAAAAACGTAAAACATATGGAATGTTGGCTTCACATACCTGACGTGGAAATGGGATACGGGTTGAATTGTCCCCGTCTAGAACAGGTAAACTTATCCCGGACTCTATGAAGGAACGTAAAGAAGAGACCATTCTTGGGAGTGTGGTTATCACCTTCAAGTAGTCACACTTTGCATTAGGTTTGTACAGCATTAGTGGAGTAATTTGGACtatgtctatatcaatCACATAACGGCACGTCTTCTTGAATGGAGGTAACTCCATCAAGTGTTTATTGAAAAAATCAATCAAGAGAGGAATGTGCTCTTTCTTGAAATTAACAGGTTTCTCCACGTAAAAGTATGACATGAAGTTATGCACATTCACCAATACACTGTGACTTTCCCTGGTCACACCGTATAAACGAATTATTGGAAGCTCTACCATTCTTGATACATTGTTTGTATTATTCGAGGATGGCAACGGCTCATCACCAACTTTTTCATAGTGACTTGTGTAGTCCGCATCCGTCTGAAACATGACAATATCCTCTAACTGTGTTGTGTCCAAAGTTGGACGACAGCATCGTCGAAACAATTCGCCATAGTCGATCCCATTCAAGGTATAAGTGTCCGTAACGGGCTCCTGCAACTGGGTTTCTGCCACCATGGTCGCTGAAGAGGGGTTGATGTATTTAAAACCTTTGCATTTAATCGTTGCTTAAAAAAAGAAATGCACTTCAGAGTAGCCTACAAAGGAACTAAACAGGATAATAGATGTGATACATTGAGACTAGATATGTCGTTGAAACAGACTAACTTTGAACATGGATGTTCTTGGAAGACAATTACATTCCTAAGCTTCTTTGTTCCAGAACTCCAAAATGCTTAATGACTCCAAATAACAATGTGGCTTAGTTCAGAACGATGAATAAACGATTGacaaaatgtatattcCAATGCTAAACAAGGTTAATACCAAGTGTGCTCGGAATGATGTTCAAATTAGACAAGTATAGTAATCCTGGATAAAAAGTCTAGAAACATATGCAGTGATACATAACTGCTATGAAATATGTCCATTAAATTGTATGCAGGAATATGCTTCATTCGtttgatattatatggTCCTACATAACTAATAACCATGTACTCACTAAAGTAATAACACATATGTATGTGTGATGAGTAAAAGATATTTATAAGCTTAAATAAATGTTTAATAAGTTATAAAGGAACGAATGATTGGCATCAACCGTTTTACAGCCTCTTTGTGGTGTGtcatggaatccatagACTGTTGTAACCTAGTGTGTAGATCTGTATTCATAATACACCAATTATAAATTCCTATCGTTagctatatattaaatgatATTATTACGATATGGATTTTATTAGGAATGCCCTTGCGGCTAATTGTCGACTGGACGGAAGGAGACTTGATGATAACCCAAAGATTCTCATAGAACCAAATGTTAGTACTGGAGCTCATGGCAGCGCCAAGGTTATCCTGGATGATACCGTTGTTATAACCACCATAATGGTAAGTTGTCATTTTTTTTAATTCCATCGATTATGTTTATTTCGTAACTGTCATTCAGTTCCACGTAACATCGCCGAATACAAATTCACCGGAAGAGGGAAATGTAGAAATTACACTAGGATCCCCCTTTACACTGGAAGATTCagatatatcgcaaaaaaGAGATGAAAGAATGGCGCATATTTTGGAAATGCTGCAGTTTCACAAGCAATTATTTAATCGCAAACTATTGTGCATACTATCGGGGCAATATGTATGGACAATGAGAATTCATACTACCGTGCTGCAAAGAGGAGGTGGAGTCATGGATGCCGTAAGCGTTGCAGTTATATGTGCCATGCTAACTGTATCCGTGCCCAATATAAGAGGTGTTATTAAAGATGAACTGGAGTCATCACGCACAGCAACAAATGTAAGGCTGAGGACAATGGAGGGATATAATACTGACATTGAAAAGCTAGCCAGAGAGATACCTGTACTGGTAACTGTAGCACGCATAGGTGAATCGCATGTATGGTCAGTGAATCAGGAGGAAGCAGCTTGTGCCGATGGATTCCTGACAGTTGCCGTATTTCCCAATGGAAACTGTGCAGGCATAAGGGCTGTAGGTGCTTCATTCCCCCTGTCAGTAATGCCATCACTTATAGCCAAAGCGCGTACAATAGGACTGTATCAGCACCAACAGATCACCACAGCATTGTAATATCTTTGATGTACTATTGTGAAATGTTAACTTAGTTAAGGATTCTACATACCTAAATAGTGTAGTATGTAACTAAATTCTATCAGTAGTATTACATCGGTCGTTTGGATTATCCAGAACctgtatttatatattacattaagTTGTGATTAAAGTTAAGAAGAACATAACTCCAGTGCATTACAAAAAGTCGTCAATCTCTATCATGCCTTCTTCAAGATGTGATATTGGACTTTCATCGAGAATGCGCTCAATGTCCTCAAAGTGCTTGCGATAGTATTCCAGGGATTCCTTAATGGTACCCATACGTGGTTTAATCCGGGCCATCCGATATTTGCGGTAGGTGAGGTCCGGCTGACGAGACCAAGTAGTTTCAGGAATACCATTCTTGGCCAGATAACGCTCAAGCATATCAATACCATGGCTATCAGCCAGCCAGTCAAACATGTAATCATCATATTCCCTGTCGTAGGGAGGTAAATGTAGCCTTATTCTCCATGATTCATAAACGAAGCAGTGAGTTAAGGCAGCTTGAAAAATCAAGTTTGTAACGTCATCAGAAGACAGACCCAATGCAGTAGTCATGTCGGATATCGCCCAACCGTCCCCAATAAACAGGTTGAGTTCACCCATGAAGATAAAACGTGCCACTCTGTCGTCTATAGCCTCTACGGCAATTTTTCGGAGACATCGTATCAAAGAAGCCTTTCGACAATATGCATCCGACGCTGGATTAATAGGTTCAGAAGGCAACTCATCAGGAAATACTGGGTCCTCGACGTCAACATGGGTCAAACCACCTAATGATCCTCGTTCATAACGCTTGAAACGCTTTTTAAGTTTCATAGTTTTACCCAATTGCGAGCCTAAAGTGTTGCTCATACGAGATGATGTTATCGCTTCCTGAATTGTATCATAATCAATTTCCATACGACGTTCCATTTCCTTCTTTATGGCATTCTTGAGATGCATTTGACGATTCGCTACCATAACGGGGTCATCAAGGgagtttatatattcacgTTCAATCTCGTAAATCCGCTGCGAAAATTCATCATTGTAGATGCTTTCAAGAGTTACGCCACGTCTATGTGCTTGGTGAATATGTGACAACAGTTTATCCAATATACCTACGAGTTCTAGGTACTGCATCTGGGCTCTGCTTGCCAAGCGGTATGTACCAACGGGCAAATCTGCAGGAAGCTTGCTTTTCAGGAATTCGTTGCTAGAAGAAGCCAAGACAACACCGTATATCTCAGCGACAGCTTTGTTACCATGGGATGAAAGTGTATTTAACTCCACAGAACAAAGGTGTTCCCATAGAGTGTCTAACGTAAATGCCTTGGTGTGGAGGATATTGGGATCCTGGATTTCCAAATGCTTGTCCTTTCGAGGACGTTTCACCTTATGCTCGGCCTGCACTTTCGACATTATGATATCAGCTAACGGTTCAGCAAAATCTTCAAATTGCATTTGAACCATATACCGAGACGTACTAAATACGGATTGCAGCTGTTTAAGATCGTCAAAACCAAACATATATGCCAGTTCATAAATAGTTGGCGCACGGCCTAGTATTGCCGCCATAAAGTAAATAGAACGTTCAAAATAAACTTGATCCTTTATCCACTTGATAGTATGCATCAAGCGAGTTCTTATCCGTTTTGGTAGTGGGCTGCTGGAACCCTTATATTGTATCACGCATTCTTTCTCATCGATTTCAGGAATCACCACTACGTTTCTGAGATGGCGCTTGTATGCCTGCTTATCAATGTCTTTTCGTTCCTCCCGTTCGTATTTAATTTCTCCAATCTCCATCTTATCAAAATCCATAAATCCACAGTTAATGTTTAATTCCATACCAAATATCTTCTTCAGTGTAGAGACCAAACGAGGTCTCAGGTGCACGTCGTACAACTTTTTAAGAAATCCACGCTCTAAAGTGAACATTGTCACTGGCACTTCAAGTGAAGTACCAACTGCGTTCGTTGTATTAGATTCATTGTTGGTTTTATGTTCAAGTTCCTCATTATTCTGTGCCAGGGTATCAGTGCCTTGAAATGAAGTGTCCTCCGTGCCTTTATCTAGACCTTCCTTGTTATTCTTGATGGGCTCACGGATACCACTTTCTGTTTCATGGGATACAGTAAGGGCATGTGAAGTCGCTATATCCGTACGTTTTTTACGTAGTTGTTTAGGAGGAATTTTATTAATTGATACTAACAGGGTGCTCACGGGACTTCCATAATCCGTAGCAGTTACATTCATTGGGGCGTTAAACACAGAAGCTGGAATCGTGTTGGTATtaaataatgtagtgtCCACATTGTCTTCTGGATACATACTTCCAGCACTATTCTTAACAAATCGTAAAGCTGCTTCCTCCGCATCAACTGCTTTCATCATGCTACGCATCTTTTCATAACCAGAAATCTTTCTACGGTTCAGGATGTCCTGTAAACGATCACTGTTCTCATCAACCAGTTTTCTCATTAGTTGCGCATGGCTATGGACCGACATGGGTGGCGTCATTGGTGTAATAAATGAACTCACTCCAGAACCGTATGGCGATTGCCTGTTAAGAGGTTCTTGGTTTGCGAGAATGCTGTCCAGGTTAGTGGCTTCCGCTACTTTCAAAGTGGATTCGTCATCTTTTGTAGGGAAGAAAATTGCATGGATGTTTTTTCTGTGGTTCAAGTTACTGATTAGCTTGGCTTTCTCCTTGTTAGCCAACACCTTCATATGGCGAAGTCTGCTTAATTCACGGTTAGATAGATTCATCATACCAGAAACAGCTCCAACAGTTTGTGTAATAGATGGATCGACAATGTTATTCCCATCTTTCTCACTGTGTAGTTCATGTTTTGGGGTATCATTGGAAGCATCTGGTGTCAATGGGTTTTCATCAGCCAGTTCCTCGTTAATGTTGAT
Proteins encoded in this region:
- a CDS encoding 3' exoribonuclease family domain 1 protein, with the translated sequence MDFIRNALAANCRLDGRRLDDNPKILIEPNVSTGAHGSAKVILDDTVVITTIMFHVTSPNTNSPEEGNVEITLGSPFTLEDSDISQKRDERMAHILEMLQFHKQLFNRKLLCILSGQYVWTMRIHTTVLQRGGGVMDAVSVAVICAMLTVSVPNIRGVIKDELESSRTATNVRLRTMEGYNTDIEKLAREIPVLVTVARIGESHVWSVNQEEAACADGFLTVAVFPNGNCAGIRAVGASFPLSVMPSLIAKARTIGLYQHQQITTAL